CAACTCATGTTAATCTATCAACACCTTTGTCATTCTGTGTATGATTTTGTTCATTGCTACATGGAAAGCAATGTTTCTCTCTGCTGGAGCGGACATATCACCCAGAGTTACAGCATCTTATGCAGTGGCAAaggattcagttttttttttttttgcctttgagACTTCTCTACAGTAGCGACTGCATGACACGTGGTAATTGTTGGGCATTGTGGCGCTGACATTTGCGACTGTTTATTAAGCTTACAGCCAAAATCTCTGCTTACATTCATTATGGATGCGCTTTTGAATGATGTGCACACCTACACCACACGTGGCGCATTACTGAGTGACACGATGGCAGGAAAACTGTCTGAACACTGAGTAGTGCATTAAATACAGTGTAaccatatttaatttaatatttatttgcacacatcAAACCTGCTTACAGTGGTTCTATAGCTTGTTAAAGTGCGCCTGGTTTTCAGTCAGAGGCTGTGTTTGCTGTATCGTGGTATATGTCCCAGACTGTTTCACATCTGTTGCCTTAAAGTCTTGTTATAGCTCCATCCTGTTTCACAAAAGCAGTTTGTGAGCACTGAATGGTGATTGCGTCCTGTTTCTCAAATGATTGTCGCtcacgaaaaagaaaaaatgcaatatCTACACTAATTCCATGTCTCACACACAGGTCACACATGGTGTTTCTCTTGCTGAGTTAAAAACACCAAGTCATATATTCTATGTTGCAAATATTGGGACATGGACTGCTGGTTTCTGTCGCTGATTCATGTTGAATTCATCTGATTCACAAACAGTATCTAGCCcatcattttagttttataacCTACTTTTTACCTAATTTTACTCCGATATAGCAGCAGACCTAATGTGGATATGGTCAGTAGAGAGACaggaactaaaataaatgaaaatccaacacaaaatcatatgttttttaaaatccagATTTAAAGAGCAAATATATGCAGTCAGAATGTTTGTAACAAGTTAATATTTTACAAGAGAAACtcttataaaaacatataaactcAGTTAAAAAGAACTCCTGCGATCAGGCTTTCCAGGACCAGTGAGTAGGATATAGTGACACCTAGCTGTGACGTTGCAGATAACTATGTTGTGGTGGTGTTCAAACTAAATTAAGTGCAGTCTCCTTCTAAGAAGAAACATACACTGACATGACtcagcaaaagtaaaaaaaaaaaaaaagtcaattcctcatcagtggttttattttgctaCTTCATGCTTACACTTGTTTGCTGATATGTTTTGAAGTTCCCTTTTCTGTTGTGCTAAATAATATGTTCCTTAATATTGTCTCACAACGCAAAATGGTAAGCCAGCCCTCTCTACAGTTTATCTTTGGGTCGTTCTGGCTGCTGCAAAATCAGGGCAGCATAACATGGCTGTGGAGGACCTTCCTCTTTCTGAACAGAACTGTTCTTAGTTGAAGGTGAAAACACGACTATAAATACTATATGACATTGCTAGTTTAAGCAACACaataaatcctacacactggctCTTTAACATGTCACTAGCAATAATGTAAGACATTGCTGAGGCAGGTGcagatagagatagagatagGGAAAGGTGGTCTAAATGAAGTGAACCTAAATTTTGTTTTAAGTAGTGGTGGATTTTGTCGctaaaacagctgctgtggcTCCTTCACTGtcctgcagctctgctcctGGCCATTGattgatagtttttttttttttttttgcctcaatATGCTTCATGCTGCTGcatcctcccttcctccctccctccttccctccttccctcctgcCTTCCCAACATACCAcccttcctctgctgctttcatccatccatccaccctttCCTTTCAGTACTACACTGTTCTCCAGAGCAGCCCCTGGACCCAGCTGCTTCtcagatgcacaaaaaaaacacacggaCCAGGCTTATTACAGATCATCACCGAGGTGTCCTTAACACTGAGCTTTAAATCACAGAATGGAAATGAAGACAATGGAAATAATCCTCTTTTTTATAATGTCTGTGACGTTTAGACAAAGAGGTTCAtatcttttctttgctttagtCCAAGTGACAGTGAAACACTAAGGAGCCTTAAACAAGGGGTTTTGTGTAGGGGTGGGGGGTTGAAGCTGGATGAACTGGAGAGTGCAGTGGGGAGtggacagaaggaggaggaggagggggagataTCGACATGTTAAATGCTGCATGAGGAAGGCGTCGTTGTGTTCCTGACAGGGCGCCCTCATTCTCTCTCCTCACCAGCAGAAATCACTGGGGAACATTAGCAAACTGTCCCGACGCtgtgaaaaagagagaatgacGTGTTTGACTTCAAGATGgacacagtgtaaaaatacaGACAGGTGAGGAAAGGCTGACAGGGACATGAATTTAAATACAATTAGCACGATGAAATGCAatgtttcatgttcatgttttgttcaACATGCCATGACTGTCTGACGCTGCAACATCAAAAGACCAACATGTAATTCCTCTAAAAAGATTTTCTTTATATGTGTTTTGCacaatgtatgtgtgtgctttgaAGTCCTCATACAGAAAGTTTCTGCTGTTTACCTGATTCACAGATACAGTcctaatttattttctcatagACGACTCTACAGCAACAATTTATCTAAGTAGTGAAAAGCATGTGAAATGGAAACAGTACTTGAAATCCTGTTTGTTCTAGTTTTTTGTCCATCTGTTGCTTCAGGTGACATTTGTGGTCTTCCCgcctttttaaaacaaagcttGTGTGTCGCCAGTTGGtccaaacaaagacaaaggctTGTTGATTTTGCGTTTAAATGTGAACCCATAAGTTGTAAAATGATTCATGaggaaaatacaacaaaagcatgatcctcctctgctctcagttgtttttataCGATTCCTCggtggagaaaacacacagactttGCATAAATAGATCTACAACCaccaaaatacatttattttctacagacatgtttttttttctatgcaaGGTTTTGTGATGCAGTTGTCCTCTGACTTGTTTGATGTGCCTTGATTGTGCTGCCTCCTGGTGGTTTGAATACAGTGGTGCAGTCACACGTTTATCATTGATACtgggtcaaataaaaaaaagaaatcactcaTTTGTTTTCTATAACATTAGTACAGGCAACTGATGTATTAGACGAttcagataaagaaaaaacatgctTTCAACAATGAAGCGTAGTTCTGGCACTGTAATATTTTTGTGACAAAAAACTTGTAGAAAGTGttaattattcatcatatttacTAGTGCTGTATTTTAGAAGGGGATTACAAAATGGAAaagtgcagtttcttttctgtAAGTCATCTGACTGTTGATGATATCTTTATCTGCTGCTTCTGAACTGCTGTCCTCTTGTGTCTTTTAGTGTTTACGGTGAAgggaaaatgtttgttttgttatcttTTCTGGCACACTGAAGATTTGAATGTTTGACTGTTTATTCAAAGAAAAGAcctatttttaaatttagacaAATGTCTGTAAGTTTTCTATCATCAAATCAAACATTCTGCAGGAGTGAttgaaagaaataaagtatGAGAAACATCTTTTGTACGGTTTGGttcaatatattaaatatttctcCACTGTTGTGACCTCAGAACAGACTGTTTGTGGAAAGTTACAACATCAGTAGGCTTGAGTCAGGCACAATCACCATCGTGGAGTCTTTAGTTATTCAGGGTATGTTATCAGGATGACAATTGGATCCATaagattataaaaaataaaatctagtaaaaaagttagggttagttttttttttcttttttttgccagtctgttcagtctctttttgtctgtcgctgctccagcagaccactCCGTAGAAGATGGCTGATGCAACCACAGAGTTATATGAGTGCTCCCTGCACTCTAAAGGATCTAAGTGTTCTTCGCTTCTCCTCTGGCCTTTCTCATAAAGTGGCCTTGTGGGATTAGTCAAGTCCAGTTTTTTGTTCAGCTGAACGTCAGGGCTGAACTTTATGTCCATTCCCTGGATCTTCACCGGTGTGTGCgccgtgtgtttgtgcctgCAGAAATCCACCACCagcagatttctgcagatggCAGCTGCTTAAGAGGTGTCTAAAGTCTGCACTGTAGATGGAATAGTTCCAGACAGAGGCTCAGTATTTACCACAGAGTTACTTACAATTCTTTAGGTATTATGGTGGACAGAGGACATAAGACCAGTCCAAGTCCTTGTTTGCTTTGAATCAGCAGCTGTTCCACTAGCTTTGAAAAGTGGTCGTCAAAAgctcattaataattaataataatctttaataataattaaagaaatcctggtagttttgtttaaattagaGGTAGTGAGTATGAATAGTAGTGGGATGGTAGTCAAGGAAGCTGCTGAAAGAGAATGGCAGGCACAGTGggaaaaagagagcaaaaacattaggtttctgttctgtttctgttcagttcCAGGAGAAGAAGACACTGCAGGGTTAATTTTCTGTGTAATCTAACTCTCCACTATCTCCAAACTCTACACGGTCCAGTTGGTGGCGGTAAGACAACTCTGAGCTGGTTTGCTACCCGCCATTAAAAACAAAggacgaagaagaaaaagctgTAGAAGAAGACCTTTTACGACCTACGTCACTATACGTCACAATGAAAGAACGAtaccactatttttcctttcgatccgataccaagtaataccaaggctaatgTCCCCATGCCGATACGTTTAGACGTCTGGTTATGTAGGTTATATGAAATGATGATTTTCACAATGAAcattttgtgaatgtaattaatgtaatgaaaactgtattttatacctctgtataagaattaaacaagcagccaaatatcagacttctctttaatcagagtAATTAAAGACAATCTTTGCGAATCAAcaagtcaactgaaaatctgagcaaatcacataAAAGAATCTCCCTAAAACGAAAATGGCAATGAGAGCAGTCACTTTGACACATATACATCTTTTTGGACCAGACTTGATCTACGTGTTGCCTGTGCATCACATGCCTGTGATGAGCACTGTGATGATTTTTCACTACCTGGATGttgcctgcctctctgaagGGTTTGcatcatagaggtctgtctcaCATATGGGGGCATTTTCCTGCACTCCCTCTCACTCTTCATGAaattggtatcgatatttcgaTTCTAAAAACCACACGACAAAGGTATCGATGTTTCTGGATCGATACGCACATCCCTGCACGTCACGCTAGTTGGAGGCAAGATCAGCAAGAAGTGGAGGCACCACAGAGCAAACTAGGAGGTGAAGGTTTGATTAGCTCTACCAGGATGTCCTCCTGCTGTGTGGTCGGGTGTCGGAATCGGAGGACTAAGGTCAGTGACACCAAACTCAAATTTTATCGTATACCAACTAACACAGAGTGCCACCAAGGTAGAAGAAAGTTGTGGTTGGATGCGATAAAACGAGAGAACTGGACGGAAGCCGCCATTGGAAATGCTCGTGTGTGCagcgcacacttcatatcaggtaaGTTTAGATAAAGTagtgcctttaaaaaaaacaaaaaacttaatttaCTCCACTTAATATTGGTCATTCACAGCTTATCACAAATTAGCTTGCTACCCTCTACTGTGTCTGGTAGCATTTGCTAGCTCCCACTAGACCGTTAGTTAGATAACGTCAACAACTCAACTCTGATATTTAACTTATTGTGTTACAGGAGAGCCTTCTATGAGTAAACACAGTCCGGATTTCGCCCCGTCTGTGTTTAATTGTGGACAGGAAGCGGACAGGTAGGCCCCATAGACACTAAACTGTTGTGTGAAGGCTTCGTTCTTTCACTAACTTTAGTTTCTATGGttggaaagaaggaagaagaagaacaacaacacagcgGATCGAGAGCCGAAGTCTGAGAGAGGGCGACTCGTAAGGGAGGGAGCGGCCTCGACGCTGGAGTGGAAAAAGTACTTAGTTTCACGGCCAATAGTGGGTTTCTGGGGGAGGCAACCAGGAGCCGCAGAAGAGGTCACGCGCAGCGAGGAGGGGGCTGATACCACCTCCCTTGACCACGATTACGTCTCATGTCCGGACCCAGACATCGTTGACTTCATTCAGCAGTTGAGGACACGCGTGGAGACGTTTGGGATCCACCGGTTCGCATCTTCTGACAAGGACATTCGCTTTTTCACAAGGTGAGTTATGGCAGCTCCACTGACTGTGATATTTCTTAATACACAGATGTATGGGAGGCAACATTAAAAGCTGACTTGTCTTAACTGTATAATGCAGATTTGCATCGTATGACCACCTCATGCGCTTCTGGGCATTAATAAAGCCATCACTGCCATTTATTAGCAACGTGACCGCTGCACAGAAGGGCTCATCCATGAAGCAAAGTACAGCAGCTGTGAGTACTGATGGATTTATCATTATACATAATGGTGTCTTTATGTGGAACATTTATCCAGGAACTATACAGACGGGCAGCTCGGCTCAGAGTTTCTAGAGGACGTTTTTTCACTCATCcctgtagcttcttcagttctgaagcACTGGTGGCGGTTTCTATGGGCACATCTGGGGAGTTCCATGGGGATAAACtcggggacagaagttaagactgcaTTGTGGATTGATAGCAGATATTTATCTAAATCCACCTCCCCtgttcagaattttttttttccaatctgaCAGACAGTGGTGTGGAAAAGTGTTggccccttcctgatttctttcttcttctttttttttttgcatgtgtgtcacacttaaatgtttcagatcataatttaaatattagtcaaaaataacacaagtaaacacaaaatgcagtttttatatggaggtttttattattaaaggaaaacaaaatccaaacctgcatggccctgtgtgaaaattAGTCTTTTATGggactgtggaggaattttatcCCACTCATCTTTTACAGAagtgttgtaattcagccacattggagggttttccagtaTGAACCACTTtatttaaggtcatgccacagcatctcaataggatccaggtcaggactttgactggGCCGCTCCAAAGTCTTCACttagtttttcttcatccattcagaggtggacttgctggtgtgttttagATCGTTGTTCTGCTGcagttgtttggtttccccactGTAtgagtctgtacattcctcactacactaaacaacagaaactacATCACTCTGCTTTTCCtgagtgttttgtctttggggagAACAGGTTTCGGGCTCAGTGtgttatgtttgaaataaacagaaatgtggTGTTTCTTGTTCTGAATACAACACTACAATTTCATTTCATAGAACTGAAACAAAGTGTCTATTTGGGTTTAATTTAGTCAGGATAACGTAGCTTCATGACTAAATAACGcaactttttttcccaaaatttGTTTCCACAGACGAGTTCCCTGCAGCGAATAGATGAGATGTTCCTATTCCTCAATTATCTGGCTCTGGGCTTAAAGCCGAAGGGCCTTGCTGACAGATTTGGAATCGACCAGTTCACAGTAACCAGGATCATCGCCACGTGGAGCAACTTTCTCTTTACCATCCTAGGATCTGTGAGGATTTGGTTGCCAGTGGAGAAAATATTGGAACATTTACCAGCAGAGTTCAAGGACTACGCAGACACTACAGTCATCCTGGACTGCACAGAGCTGAGGTGCCAGTGTCCATCCTCACTTCTTCAAAGTGAGGTGGTCTCCTACTGTACCCTGAAAGGCCTGCTTGGAGTCGCTCCACATGGAGCAGTAACCTTCATCTCTCCACTATTTTCTGGATCCATCCATAACAAACAGATCATGAAAGACTCTGGCGTTCTGTCCCTGTTGAGACCTGGGATGGCCATCATGGTGGACGGAGAGTTTCTTGTTGATGACTTTGTGCCATGCAAGGTTTATAGGCCAGCATTTCTTTCTGGCAGGCCCCAAACGCCTGCTGGTGAGTTCAGGGAGACCCAGGCCCTTGCATGCCTCAGGGTGCATGTTGAGGGCCTCATACGCCGA
The nucleotide sequence above comes from Mugil cephalus isolate CIBA_MC_2020 chromosome 2, CIBA_Mcephalus_1.1, whole genome shotgun sequence. Encoded proteins:
- the LOC125003789 gene encoding uncharacterized protein LOC125003789 isoform X4 → MSKHSPDFAPSVFNCGQEADRRKKKNNNTADREPKSERGRLVREGAASTLEWKKYLVSRPIVGFWGRQPGAAEEVTRSEEGADTTSLDHDYVSCPDPDIVDFIQQLRTRVETFGIHRFASSDKDIRFFTRFASYDHLMRFWALIKPSLPFISNVTAAQKGSSMKQSTAATSSLQRIDEMFLFLNYLALGLKPKGLADRFGIDQFTVTRIIATWSNFLFTILGSVRIWLPVEKILEHLPAEFKDYADTTVILDCTELRCQCPSSLLQSEVVSYCTLKGLLGVAPHGAVTFISPLFSGSIHNKQIMKDSGVLSLLRPGMAIMVDGEFLVDDFVPCKVYRPAFLSGRPQTPAGEFRETQALACLRVHVEGLIRRVKEHKFFNTVIPHQLFGNINQLFAVACLLTNYEN
- the LOC125003789 gene encoding uncharacterized protein LOC125003789 isoform X2 translates to MLPASLKGLHHRGLSHIWGHFPALPLTLHEIGIDISILKTTRQRYRCFWIDTHIPARHASWRQDQQEVEAPQSKLGGEGLISSTRMSSCCVVGCRNRRTKVSDTKLKFYRIPTNTECHQGRRKLWLDAIKRENWTEAAIGNARVCSAHFISGEPSMSKHSPDFAPSVFNCGQEADRKKKNNNTADREPKSERGRLVREGAASTLEWKKYLVSRPIVGFWGRQPGAAEEVTRSEEGADTTSLDHDYVSCPDPDIVDFIQQLRTRVETFGIHRFASSDKDIRFFTRFASYDHLMRFWALIKPSLPFISNVTAAQKGSSMKQSTAATSSLQRIDEMFLFLNYLALGLKPKGLADRFGIDQFTVTRIIATWSNFLFTILGSVRIWLPVEKILEHLPAEFKDYADTTVILDCTELRCQCPSSLLQSEVVSYCTLKGLLGVAPHGAVTFISPLFSGSIHNKQIMKDSGVLSLLRPGMAIMVDGEFLVDDFVPCKVYRPAFLSGRPQTPAGEFRETQALACLRVHVEGLIRRVKEHKFFNTVIPHQLFGNINQLFAVACLLTNYEN
- the LOC125003789 gene encoding uncharacterized protein LOC125003789 isoform X5; its protein translation is MSKHSPDFAPSVFNCGQEADRKKKNNNTADREPKSERGRLVREGAASTLEWKKYLVSRPIVGFWGRQPGAAEEVTRSEEGADTTSLDHDYVSCPDPDIVDFIQQLRTRVETFGIHRFASSDKDIRFFTRFASYDHLMRFWALIKPSLPFISNVTAAQKGSSMKQSTAATSSLQRIDEMFLFLNYLALGLKPKGLADRFGIDQFTVTRIIATWSNFLFTILGSVRIWLPVEKILEHLPAEFKDYADTTVILDCTELRCQCPSSLLQSEVVSYCTLKGLLGVAPHGAVTFISPLFSGSIHNKQIMKDSGVLSLLRPGMAIMVDGEFLVDDFVPCKVYRPAFLSGRPQTPAGEFRETQALACLRVHVEGLIRRVKEHKFFNTVIPHQLFGNINQLFAVACLLTNYEN
- the LOC125003789 gene encoding uncharacterized protein LOC125003789 isoform X1 → MLPASLKGLHHRGLSHIWGHFPALPLTLHEIGIDISILKTTRQRYRCFWIDTHIPARHASWRQDQQEVEAPQSKLGGEGLISSTRMSSCCVVGCRNRRTKVSDTKLKFYRIPTNTECHQGRRKLWLDAIKRENWTEAAIGNARVCSAHFISGEPSMSKHSPDFAPSVFNCGQEADRRKKKNNNTADREPKSERGRLVREGAASTLEWKKYLVSRPIVGFWGRQPGAAEEVTRSEEGADTTSLDHDYVSCPDPDIVDFIQQLRTRVETFGIHRFASSDKDIRFFTRFASYDHLMRFWALIKPSLPFISNVTAAQKGSSMKQSTAATSSLQRIDEMFLFLNYLALGLKPKGLADRFGIDQFTVTRIIATWSNFLFTILGSVRIWLPVEKILEHLPAEFKDYADTTVILDCTELRCQCPSSLLQSEVVSYCTLKGLLGVAPHGAVTFISPLFSGSIHNKQIMKDSGVLSLLRPGMAIMVDGEFLVDDFVPCKVYRPAFLSGRPQTPAGEFRETQALACLRVHVEGLIRRVKEHKFFNTVIPHQLFGNINQLFAVACLLTNYEN
- the LOC125003789 gene encoding uncharacterized protein LOC125003789 isoform X3; translated protein: MLPASLKGLHHRGLSHIWGHFPALPLTLHEIGIDISILKTTRQRYRCFWIDTHIPARHASWRQDQQEVEAPQSKLGGEGLISSTRMSSCCVVGCRNRRTKVSDTKLKFYRIPTNTECHQGRRKLWLDAIKRENWTEAAIGNARVCSAHFISGEPSMSKHSPDFAPSVFNCGQEADRRKKKNNNTADREPKSERGRLVREGAASTLEWKKYLVSRPIVGFWGRQPGAAEEVTRSEEGADTTSLDHDYVSCPDPDIVDFIQQLRTRVETFGIHRFASSDKDIRFFTSNVTAAQKGSSMKQSTAATSSLQRIDEMFLFLNYLALGLKPKGLADRFGIDQFTVTRIIATWSNFLFTILGSVRIWLPVEKILEHLPAEFKDYADTTVILDCTELRCQCPSSLLQSEVVSYCTLKGLLGVAPHGAVTFISPLFSGSIHNKQIMKDSGVLSLLRPGMAIMVDGEFLVDDFVPCKVYRPAFLSGRPQTPAGEFRETQALACLRVHVEGLIRRVKEHKFFNTVIPHQLFGNINQLFAVACLLTNYEN